A portion of the Halorientalis sp. IM1011 genome contains these proteins:
- a CDS encoding Gfo/Idh/MocA family oxidoreductase, giving the protein MSEEATDGRRRRRRIDGPASRARVQRAPRGRLRGLSPTPTRTAPPTWRRSTGPTRWTRPTCWERCDAVSIAVPTRYHYGVATEAIDRGVNVLVEKPFVSDLAAGEN; this is encoded by the coding sequence ATGAGTGAGGAAGCGACCGACGGCCGGCGTCGTCGGCGTCGGATCGATGGGCCAGCATCACGCGCGCGTGTACAACGAGCTCCCCGGGGTCGACTTCGGGGGCTGTCGCCGACGCCGACGCGGACCGCGCCGCCGACGTGGCGACGAAGTACGGGACCGACGCGATGGACCAGACCGACCTGCTGGGAGCGCTGTGACGCGGTCTCGATCGCCGTCCCGACGCGCTACCACTACGGCGTGGCCACCGAGGCCATCGATCGGGGCGTGAACGTCCTCGTCGAGAAGCCGTTCGTCTCGGACCTCGCCGCGGGCGAGAACTAG